A genome region from Halalkalibacillus sediminis includes the following:
- a CDS encoding UvrB/UvrC motif-containing protein — protein sequence MKCQRCQENDAAVHYTQVINGEKSEIHLCQDCASQDGNMGLPNGGMSIHQFLTGMFPFDQNLNQKQKVHPSRSLVCDRCGMSYEEFRSKGKFGCSNCYKAFEAYLDPIFKRVHSGNTKHVGKVPKRLGGKLHKERELNQLKEKLQQLIQQEEFEEAAKIRDEIRSLHEEINNPQQKGGDS from the coding sequence ATGAAATGTCAACGCTGTCAGGAAAATGATGCAGCTGTTCATTACACACAAGTGATTAATGGTGAGAAATCCGAAATCCATTTATGTCAAGATTGCGCTAGTCAGGATGGAAACATGGGTTTACCAAATGGTGGTATGTCGATTCATCAATTTCTGACTGGAATGTTTCCGTTTGATCAAAATCTAAATCAAAAACAAAAAGTACATCCTTCTAGAAGCTTAGTGTGCGACCGCTGCGGTATGTCGTATGAGGAGTTCAGAAGTAAGGGAAAATTCGGATGCAGTAATTGTTACAAGGCATTTGAAGCTTATTTGGACCCTATCTTTAAACGTGTCCACAGTGGCAATACTAAACATGTTGGTAAAGTACCAAAACGTTTAGGAGGAAAGTTACACAAGGAACGAGAATTAAACCAATTGAAAGAGAAACTTCAACAGCTGATTCAACAAGAAGAATTCGAAGAGGCTGCAAAAATACGTGATGAAATCAGAAGTCTTCATGAAGAAATAAACAATCCTCAACAAAAAGGCGGTGATTCATAA
- a CDS encoding CtsR family transcriptional regulator, with product MRNISDIIEDYLKKIIQSSNGDVIEIKRSEIADQFECVPSQINYVIKTRFTVEKGYIVESKRGGGGYIRIIRLTPKSKAEIIDEMMLLSNQQLSQQASLDLIERLYEEELLTAREARLMSKIMHRQILSIPLPARDELRAKIFKELLMTIKILD from the coding sequence TTGCGAAATATTTCTGACATCATAGAGGATTATCTTAAAAAAATCATTCAATCAAGCAATGGAGATGTAATAGAAATAAAGAGAAGTGAAATTGCAGACCAATTTGAATGTGTACCATCTCAAATCAATTATGTTATAAAAACGCGTTTTACAGTGGAAAAAGGGTATATTGTTGAAAGTAAAAGGGGTGGTGGTGGCTATATAAGGATTATCCGCCTAACTCCAAAATCGAAGGCAGAAATTATTGACGAAATGATGTTATTAAGTAATCAACAATTAAGTCAGCAAGCCAGCCTTGACTTAATTGAAAGGTTGTATGAAGAAGAGTTGCTGACAGCGCGTGAAGCAAGGTTGATGTCCAAAATAATGCATCGTCAAATTTTATCAATACCACTACCTGCTCGGGATGAACTTAGAGCTAAAATTTTCAAAGAATTATTAATGACCATAAAGATTCTAGATTGA